In Schizosaccharomyces osmophilus chromosome 1, complete sequence, the genomic window ttcattcttcGTTCGTTTCACGTACCAATCTTAGTGAGTCTTTGAAAGAGTATTTCAAGGGGAGACTTAACGAAAGCATTGCATCTGAATATGTGTTTATGCGGATGAAGGAAGATGGACGCCCAAATAAGCTTACGTGGTGTAGTCTCCATCAAGCAATTTCAAACGCTAGGGACATGGGAGATCATGCAGTGCTAAAAGTTGCAGACCGTTCAGAAAATGTAGAGCATCCTATTTGTGTTTATGCTCCAATTCAACTGTTGGAGAACaagcaaaatgaaaaagctgTACAGGAAGACAAAATCCGTCGATCAAAACATAAGAGTAAAACTCGTTTACGATACATACTTTTGTCATGGAGAATTGATAATAAcgatttggaaagaaaactaaaAGGAGCCGAAAAATTCCTTCAATCTGGTATTGCGGTAGAAATTCATGTcgaaggaaagaaaaatactCCTCCAGCCTCTCCtgaacaaaaacaacagATTATAGCTGCAATCACTCGATTAAGTCGTACTGCCAAGGAATCAACGCCTCCTAGCATTACCAAACACTCTGCTATTTTTAATTATCAAGGTGTCGAAAACAACTAGCTTCTAAGAACCATCCTTTCATAATCCCCCTTTTTTATGATAGTTTGCCCTTTTAATCTCCACTTCGTCTTAAAAGATAACTTGGCGCTTGTTTCTGCACCTGCTCAAGGGACTTCAAGCAAGAGACCAAGACCTACTAAGATTTTCATTACTTTGAAATCATTCACCTGCCTCCTTCTTCTGTTGCATAAATATTTGATATTTTATTGCTATTTTTTAAGTAGACTATCAATTGAAAcatttcattaaaattAACCTATTAGACAATACTTTATTCTTAAGCCTTGTGTAGACTTCTTACCTACCTACAATAGCTAAAACCTCGCAACGTATATTGAGGAAGAcaccttttttaattaaagaaacaacCAACTTTCTGTCTTAAAAGTAAATCTTTGTCTTAATAAAGGTTTCTTAATTGACTCGATATTGAATTGATTGACAACCATTCCTTACAATTGAAACCATGGATCACGGCCACGATGATGGAAGTTCAATTATTAAGCACTGTTCCATGAAAATGACATTTAATACTGACTATAATAATCTTTGTATCGTCTTCAAGCAATGGCATATTGGTTCTGGTTTGCAATTTGCCATTTCCTTGCTGGccattgtttttcttggattcGCCTTTGAAAAACTACGTAGCTATAATTCTATCAAAGAATGTGATTTTCAACGCTCTTATGCCGAGCAAACAAATGGACTACTTACGGCTTCGAAACGATCGGGAAAGATCAGTCGTCCATTGTGCCTTTGTGCCTTGTATGCTCTTCAACTCATATTCTCTTATTTCTTAATGCTCGTTGCTATGACTTACAATGCCTATGTAATTGCTGCAATTGCCATCGGTGCTGCCTGGGGCTACCGTCATTCACATTCTGATAGTCTACAGACTATTGGTCTTTGCCATTAATAATCGTTGCTTCTTCTCGCCCTCTTTTTTTACGCCTCTTACAGTCCTTGAACACCAAAACTTTGTAGTTAGTGCTGTAATTCTTTAGGAACTCTTTAATGCTTTATGAATCCCTCATTTTGCTTCGACTTCATAGTATTTGCTAACGAAACAATGTTTGTCCTTGCAAAAATTTCTTCATGAATACGAGGTTTTGGATATTTACTTATCTGTAGATGCTTTATGAATGattatttcttattttgtATATTGTACAATAGTTAACGCGCTCTTCACTGATACTGATTATAACCtggaaaaccaaagaacataaatatttaaaaaacaaaaccatTTGAAGGACAATACGTCTTCAATTCTTAAGCTCCGTAAAGAAAATCATTAAAGATAACGAACCGCCGATATAAAATTTCGAAACTTTGCCTTCGTTTTTCCATTCAATTTTACCGTGTTTACTTCAATGTTTTCCAGTATGTTAATAACAAGAGTCACTTCTTTTGCTGCCGGCACGTTATAATTCAAGGGAAGATTGTACTTAGGTTTGTAAATCcatttgcatttttgtgGAGGTAATAATCCCTGCGACTCAGCCAACAAGAAGTAATTAGCAGCCATTTGAGAATCCTTGTCGGCAACTGTTCctaaagaaaattgaattcCTGCTTCAAACTGAGCATCAACATCTCCCCAAGCTCCGCTAAGCTTTATGAGATGTATACCCAATGGCCGATCCCTTGTGATGCCCCAGCCGTGCATAAAGCAGACAGCTAACTCATACAATACTAGAGCGAGTAATAGTCGATCCGTAGTGTATCGCT contains:
- the mti3 gene encoding mitochondrial translation initiation factor Mti3, producing the protein MSMLRNLLFKRSITCGPSFITSQIPWPRLSCFRYFHSSFVSRTNLSESLKEYFKGRLNESIASEYVFMRMKEDGRPNKLTWCSLHQAISNARDMGDHAVLKVADRSENVEHPICVYAPIQLLENKQNEKAVQEDKIRRSKHKSKTRLRYILLSWRIDNNDLERKLKGAEKFLQSGIAVEIHVEGKKNTPPASPEQKQQIIAAITRLSRTAKESTPPSITKHSAIFNYQGVENN
- the ctr6 gene encoding vacuolar copper exporter Ctr6 codes for the protein MDHGHDDGSSIIKHCSMKMTFNTDYNNLCIVFKQWHIGSGLQFAISLLAIVFLGFAFEKLRSYNSIKECDFQRSYAEQTNGLLTASKRSGKISRPLCLCALYALQLIFSYFLMLVAMTYNAYVIAAIAIGAAWGYRHSHSDSLQTIGLCH